One region of Paraburkholderia acidiphila genomic DNA includes:
- a CDS encoding PadR family transcriptional regulator, translating into MRHHPHFGHTGRHGHSARDPRDFFGGRHPAMQALHALRHAMGRHRGGEGSGDFGDRFGEGFGRGFGGFGDGDGFGRGRKFSSEDLQLMLLVLLAERPSHGYELIKALDARSNGFYSPSPGMVYPALTYLEELGYVSVTLEGNRKRYELSPEGRTYLEANRERADLILAKLTHFGRKMELMRRAMAGEDPAEGSAWVRELIEARRALKHALLRRTDVAPEEQRRIAAILARATQEIENGSEGEGV; encoded by the coding sequence ATGCGCCACCATCCGCACTTTGGTCATACCGGCCGTCACGGCCACAGCGCGCGCGATCCGCGCGACTTCTTCGGCGGCCGCCACCCGGCCATGCAGGCGCTTCACGCGCTGCGCCACGCCATGGGCCGCCATCGCGGCGGCGAAGGTTCCGGCGACTTTGGCGATCGCTTCGGCGAAGGTTTCGGCCGCGGCTTCGGCGGTTTCGGCGACGGCGACGGTTTTGGCCGTGGCCGCAAATTCAGCTCCGAAGACCTGCAACTCATGCTGCTCGTGCTGCTCGCCGAGCGCCCGAGCCACGGCTACGAGCTCATCAAGGCGCTCGACGCGCGTTCGAACGGTTTCTACAGCCCGAGCCCCGGCATGGTCTATCCGGCCCTCACGTATCTGGAAGAACTGGGCTACGTGAGCGTGACGCTGGAAGGCAACCGCAAGCGCTACGAGCTTTCGCCCGAAGGCCGCACGTACCTCGAAGCCAACCGCGAGCGCGCGGACCTGATCCTCGCGAAGCTCACGCACTTCGGCCGCAAGATGGAACTCATGCGTCGCGCGATGGCCGGCGAAGATCCCGCCGAAGGCAGCGCCTGGGTGCGCGAACTGATCGAGGCGCGCCGAGCGCTCAAGCACGCGCTGCTGCGCCGTACCGACGTCGCGCCGGAAGAGCAGCGCCGCATCGCCGCGATTCTTGCGCGCGCCACCCAGGAAATTGAAAACGGCAGCGAGGGCGAAGGCGTTTGA
- a CDS encoding nitrite/sulfite reductase produces MYRYNAFDKAFVANRAAQFRDQIERWQSGQLSEDAFRPLRLQNGWYVQRHAPMLRVAVPYGELSSAQLRVLAQIAREYDQPDAEVYRRAMEAQRKLGTVRLPTHHAHFTTRTNVQFNWIPLSKAADVMDLLATVDMHGIQTSGNCIRNISCDERAGVAPDEIADPRPFAEIMRQWTTLHPEFAFLPRKFKIAVTGATEDRAATGWHDVGLRLVHDANGELGFRVTVGGGMGRTPVIGIVLREFLPWRHIMNYIEAVVRVYNQFGRRDNKYKARIKILAKAEGQRFVDEVEEEFRQIVEFDGAPHTIPQAELDRMRAYFVVPEHVAACRPTHAAAAAAREDAARQTPQFQRWLERNVAPHKEASLRIVTLSFKRVLQAPGDASADQLERVADLVDRFSAGEARVTHTQNIVLPWVHADDLLPLWRAAVDAQLASANVHLLTDMISCPGGDFCALANARSLPVAQSIMARYQDLDELNDIGEIDLHISGCINSCGHHHSGHIGILGVDKDGAEWYQMTLGGADGSTRSGDARPGKVIGPSFAAHEVTDAVEAVLGCYLALRERGETFIETVRRVGLEPFKAAADTARATAEDPA; encoded by the coding sequence ATGTATCGCTACAACGCATTCGACAAAGCCTTCGTGGCGAACCGCGCGGCCCAGTTTCGCGACCAGATCGAGCGCTGGCAAAGCGGCCAGCTGAGCGAGGACGCGTTTCGCCCGTTGCGCCTGCAAAACGGCTGGTACGTGCAGCGTCACGCGCCCATGCTGCGTGTCGCCGTACCGTATGGCGAGCTTTCGAGCGCGCAGCTTCGCGTGCTCGCACAGATCGCCCGCGAGTACGACCAGCCTGATGCCGAAGTCTACCGCCGCGCCATGGAGGCCCAGCGCAAGCTCGGCACCGTGCGACTGCCGACGCACCACGCGCACTTCACGACGCGCACCAATGTTCAGTTCAACTGGATTCCGCTGTCGAAAGCCGCCGACGTGATGGACCTGCTCGCCACGGTCGACATGCACGGCATCCAGACGAGCGGCAACTGCATCCGCAACATCTCGTGCGACGAGCGCGCAGGTGTGGCGCCCGACGAGATCGCCGACCCGCGCCCGTTCGCCGAAATCATGCGCCAGTGGACGACGCTGCATCCCGAGTTCGCGTTCCTGCCGCGCAAGTTCAAGATCGCGGTGACCGGCGCCACGGAAGATCGCGCGGCGACCGGCTGGCACGACGTCGGGTTGCGCCTCGTGCACGATGCAAACGGCGAACTGGGCTTTCGCGTCACGGTAGGCGGCGGCATGGGGCGCACGCCGGTCATCGGCATCGTGTTGCGCGAATTCCTGCCGTGGCGCCACATCATGAATTACATCGAAGCGGTTGTTCGCGTGTACAACCAGTTTGGCCGGCGCGACAACAAATACAAGGCGCGCATCAAGATTCTCGCGAAAGCCGAAGGCCAACGCTTCGTCGATGAAGTCGAGGAGGAGTTCCGGCAGATCGTCGAGTTCGACGGCGCTCCCCATACGATCCCTCAAGCCGAACTGGACCGTATGCGCGCGTATTTCGTCGTGCCGGAGCACGTAGCCGCCTGCCGCCCCACCCACGCCGCCGCTGCGGCCGCACGCGAGGACGCGGCCCGACAAACGCCGCAGTTCCAGCGCTGGCTCGAGCGCAACGTCGCGCCGCACAAGGAAGCGTCGCTGCGCATCGTCACACTCTCGTTCAAACGCGTCCTGCAGGCGCCTGGCGACGCATCGGCAGACCAGCTCGAACGCGTGGCGGATCTCGTGGACCGTTTCTCGGCGGGCGAAGCGCGGGTCACGCACACACAGAACATCGTCCTGCCATGGGTTCATGCCGACGACCTGCTCCCGCTTTGGCGCGCGGCCGTCGACGCGCAGCTCGCGAGCGCCAACGTGCATCTGCTCACAGACATGATCTCGTGCCCGGGCGGCGACTTCTGCGCGCTCGCCAACGCCCGCTCGCTGCCGGTCGCGCAGAGCATCATGGCGCGCTACCAGGACCTCGACGAACTGAACGACATCGGCGAGATCGACCTGCATATCAGCGGCTGCATCAATTCGTGCGGCCATCATCACAGCGGGCATATCGGCATCCTCGGCGTCGACAAGGACGGCGCCGAGTGGTACCAGATGACGCTCGGCGGCGCGGACGGCTCGACGCGCAGCGGCGATGCGCGGCCCGGCAAGGTCATTGGCCCGTCGTTTGCCGCGCACGAGGTGACCGACGCCGTCGAAGCGGTGCTCGGCTGCTATCTGGCGCTGCGCGAGCGCGGCGAGACGTTCATCGAAACCGTGCGCCGTGTCGGGCTCGAACCGTTCAAGGCGGCTGCGGACACCGCTCGCGCAACCGCAGAGGATCCAGCATGA
- a CDS encoding AraC family transcriptional regulator — MKRANRFVIASNWRAILSDMQIDPAVVLAHAGLPADLFHRGDIALSAPDYFRLWRGMELAAGEREMPLLFAGHFKAEAFDAPIFASLCSPNFNIAARRLSHYKPLIGPMLLNVDQSPESTRLTLSVYGAESALPRSLCLTELVFFCQLIRVGTREPIVPQGAWLPELPRNIAPYEAYFGCPLRQGDRTEVRFSAADAARPFLTSNAAMWDFFESKLNQKLADMDARASTTERVRAVLVEALPSGETNIEAVADRLAMSKRTRQRKLTAEAENFQHILTSMRTELADHYLKQSALSLGEIAFLLGFQEPNSFIRAYQGWKGMSPGSFRLQVH, encoded by the coding sequence ATGAAACGAGCCAACCGATTCGTGATCGCCAGCAACTGGAGGGCGATTCTGAGCGACATGCAGATCGATCCCGCCGTGGTGCTGGCACACGCGGGGCTGCCCGCCGATCTGTTCCATCGCGGCGACATCGCATTGTCCGCGCCTGATTACTTCAGGCTGTGGCGCGGCATGGAGCTGGCCGCAGGCGAGCGGGAAATGCCCTTGCTCTTTGCCGGGCATTTCAAGGCCGAAGCCTTCGATGCCCCCATCTTCGCCAGCCTGTGCAGCCCGAACTTCAACATCGCCGCCAGGCGGCTGAGCCACTACAAACCTTTGATCGGCCCGATGCTGCTAAATGTGGATCAGAGCCCGGAATCGACGCGCCTGACGTTGAGCGTCTATGGCGCGGAGAGCGCGCTTCCCCGTTCGCTCTGCCTGACCGAACTGGTGTTCTTTTGCCAGTTGATCCGGGTCGGTACGCGCGAGCCCATTGTGCCGCAGGGGGCGTGGCTACCCGAGCTACCGCGCAACATCGCGCCTTATGAAGCGTATTTCGGGTGTCCGTTGCGTCAGGGCGATCGAACCGAGGTTCGTTTCTCGGCCGCCGACGCAGCGAGGCCATTCCTGACCTCGAATGCCGCCATGTGGGACTTCTTCGAAAGCAAGCTGAACCAGAAGCTGGCCGACATGGACGCCCGCGCCAGCACGACCGAGCGGGTTCGGGCGGTGCTCGTCGAGGCGCTGCCGAGCGGCGAAACGAACATCGAAGCGGTTGCCGACAGGTTGGCCATGAGCAAGCGCACGCGGCAGCGCAAGCTGACTGCCGAAGCCGAAAATTTTCAACACATCCTGACGTCGATGCGGACCGAACTGGCCGACCACTACCTGAAGCAGTCGGCGCTGTCGTTGGGAGAGATTGCTTTTCTGCTGGGTTTTCAGGAACCCAACTCGTTCATCCGCGCGTATCAAGGGTGGAAGGGGATGTCGCCAGGATCTTTTCGACTGCAGGTCCATTGA
- a CDS encoding SDR family NAD(P)-dependent oxidoreductase: MTRQSNTALITGASSGIGQELARIHAKRKGDLVLVARSRDKLDALKRELEAQHGIRATVIAEDLSKPGAAQRIFEQTQALGITIDVLINNAGFGGHGLFHEQALADSQAMMQVNMVALTELTHRYLEGMVQRRRGRILNVSSTASFMPGPLQAVYYATKAYVTSFTQAIAEEVAVHHITATALCPGAVATGFVAAGNLEGVDIWKQAKSALSVAQCGYDAMERGELVAFNEGKLKFLLNWVVPLLPRKTMLKMSRQAMEKAG; the protein is encoded by the coding sequence ATGACGAGGCAATCCAACACCGCGCTGATTACCGGCGCATCCAGCGGCATCGGCCAGGAGCTGGCCAGGATCCATGCAAAGAGGAAAGGCGACCTCGTGCTGGTAGCGCGCTCACGCGACAAGCTCGACGCGTTGAAGCGGGAGCTGGAGGCCCAGCACGGCATCCGCGCGACCGTGATCGCCGAGGACCTGTCGAAGCCGGGCGCCGCGCAGCGCATCTTCGAACAGACGCAAGCGCTTGGCATCACGATCGACGTGCTGATCAACAACGCCGGCTTTGGCGGGCATGGGCTCTTTCACGAGCAAGCGCTGGCCGACTCGCAAGCGATGATGCAGGTCAATATGGTGGCGCTGACCGAGCTCACGCACCGCTATCTCGAGGGCATGGTGCAGCGCAGGCGCGGCCGCATCCTGAATGTGTCGTCGACTGCGTCGTTCATGCCAGGCCCGCTGCAGGCGGTGTACTACGCGACCAAAGCCTACGTGACGTCATTCACGCAGGCGATTGCCGAAGAGGTGGCCGTGCATCACATTACGGCGACTGCGCTGTGCCCAGGGGCCGTGGCCACCGGATTCGTCGCTGCAGGCAACCTCGAAGGCGTCGATATCTGGAAGCAGGCGAAGTCGGCGCTGTCGGTGGCGCAATGCGGCTACGATGCCATGGAGCGTGGCGAACTCGTCGCGTTCAACGAGGGCAAGCTGAAATTCCTGCTGAACTGGGTCGTGCCGCTGCTGCCGCGCAAGACCATGCTCAAGATGTCGCGCCAGGCCATGGAAAAGGCCGGATAA
- the ku gene encoding non-homologous end joining protein Ku, with translation MPARSIASLSLSFGLVSIPVKLYTATESSSDVRFHMLAPDGSRVKQQYVSEKTGEVVERSSMNKGYEFEKDRFVVFTGDELKALEDAASHVVEIMAFIPEEAIDPVFYDKAYYIAPDKRGAKPYSLLQQALAHSGRCALAKWASRGRTRIVQVRPEEEGLVFQQLLYADEVRSLADLHVEHVEVSDTEMKLALQIIEQGAEDNYDPKAYEDEEKKRILAAIDEKIAGKQVIVHEPDEELAGGGQVIDLMDALRASLKGGAKAKAAPAPRRSKSAEPVAELPVAPKTRKPPARAAKAPAEAPAKVRARK, from the coding sequence ATGCCCGCCCGCTCAATCGCCTCCCTGTCGCTTTCCTTCGGGCTCGTTTCGATACCGGTGAAGCTCTACACCGCGACCGAGAGTTCGTCGGACGTCCGCTTTCACATGCTCGCGCCCGACGGTTCGCGTGTGAAGCAGCAATACGTCTCCGAAAAAACGGGCGAAGTTGTCGAGCGCTCGAGCATGAACAAGGGCTACGAGTTCGAAAAGGACCGCTTCGTGGTCTTCACCGGCGATGAACTGAAGGCGCTGGAAGACGCTGCGAGTCATGTCGTCGAGATCATGGCCTTCATCCCCGAAGAGGCGATTGACCCGGTTTTCTACGACAAGGCCTATTACATCGCACCCGACAAGCGTGGCGCAAAGCCGTACAGCCTGCTGCAGCAGGCGCTTGCACACAGCGGACGCTGCGCATTGGCGAAATGGGCGTCCAGGGGCAGGACGCGGATCGTGCAGGTGCGCCCCGAAGAAGAGGGGCTCGTCTTTCAGCAACTGCTCTATGCGGACGAGGTCCGCTCGCTGGCGGACCTGCATGTCGAACACGTCGAGGTGTCCGATACCGAGATGAAACTCGCGCTGCAGATTATCGAGCAGGGCGCTGAAGACAATTACGACCCGAAGGCGTATGAGGACGAAGAGAAGAAGCGCATCCTTGCGGCGATCGACGAAAAGATCGCAGGCAAGCAGGTCATCGTTCACGAGCCTGACGAAGAACTGGCCGGCGGCGGCCAGGTCATCGACCTGATGGATGCCTTGCGCGCCAGTCTCAAGGGCGGCGCGAAAGCGAAAGCGGCTCCGGCACCCCGGCGCAGCAAGAGCGCGGAGCCCGTTGCCGAGCTACCCGTGGCGCCTAAAACGCGCAAGCCGCCCGCGCGTGCAGCGAAAGCACCCGCTGAAGCGCCTGCGAAGGTGCGGGCACGCAAGTGA
- a CDS encoding DUF934 domain-containing protein — MKTLARIRLLGADDNDADAVAPVLALPNDADPLAYAAEIAGAARVELHFPSFTDGRAYSQAYLVRRRLGFKADLRATGEVLVDQLLQMERMGFSSAVLCTDVALADAQRQLERFPAFYQGDLIREAPYREA; from the coding sequence ATGAAAACCCTTGCACGCATTCGCCTGCTCGGCGCAGACGACAACGACGCCGATGCAGTCGCGCCAGTGCTCGCCCTGCCGAACGACGCAGACCCCCTCGCCTATGCCGCCGAAATCGCGGGCGCCGCGCGGGTCGAGCTGCACTTCCCGTCGTTCACCGATGGCCGCGCGTATAGCCAGGCTTATCTCGTGCGTCGCCGGCTCGGCTTCAAGGCAGACCTGCGGGCGACGGGCGAGGTGCTCGTCGACCAGTTGCTGCAGATGGAACGCATGGGCTTTTCGAGCGCGGTGCTATGCACGGATGTCGCCCTCGCTGACGCACAGCGTCAGCTCGAACGCTTCCCGGCGTTCTATCAGGGCGATCTCATCCGCGAGGCGCCGTATCGGGAAGCTTGA
- a CDS encoding GNAT family N-acetyltransferase encodes MPLHIREETPADHAAIYALTEAAFRNAPHTSHTEQLIVDALRASGALAISLIAEDDREIVGHVAVSPVVLSDGSTGWFGLGPISVAPAHQKQGIGAMLMKLALDTLRARGVAGCVVLGDPAYYARFGFLPEPALVLPGVPAEYFQAIALRGEVPAANVRYHTAFEAG; translated from the coding sequence ATGCCATTACACATCCGCGAAGAAACGCCTGCCGACCACGCCGCCATTTACGCGCTGACCGAGGCCGCGTTCCGCAATGCGCCGCATACGAGCCACACCGAACAGTTGATCGTCGATGCGTTGCGAGCGTCGGGCGCCCTGGCAATTTCACTGATTGCCGAAGACGACCGTGAGATCGTCGGGCACGTTGCGGTTTCGCCCGTCGTGCTTTCGGATGGTTCGACCGGCTGGTTCGGGCTTGGGCCGATCTCCGTCGCGCCAGCGCACCAAAAGCAGGGCATTGGCGCGATGCTGATGAAACTCGCCCTGGATACGCTGCGTGCACGAGGCGTGGCGGGCTGCGTGGTGCTCGGCGACCCGGCGTACTACGCACGCTTCGGGTTCCTGCCTGAACCCGCGCTCGTGCTGCCTGGCGTGCCAGCCGAGTACTTTCAGGCGATTGCGTTGCGCGGGGAAGTACCCGCCGCGAACGTGCGATATCACACAGCGTTCGAAGCGGGCTGA
- the ligD gene encoding DNA ligase D — MAPTRDRDPQSPPLSRYRKKRDFGVTPEPAPLAASQSVEPGHPAFVVQKHWASRLHYDFRLELDGVLLSWAVPKGPCYDPKEKRMAIHVEDHPVEYSSFEGTIPPRHYGAGDVIVWDRGTWEPVGDAREGMAAGKLVFRLHGEKLAGLWELVRISKPGDKQDQWMLFKKRDAWAQPLAQYDVIKALPDSVTVKPLGLVEEREPRGARPARSATPQVDLGAAVTAPLPAKLEPQLATLAASLPTSGDWITEAKLDGYRMLSRVAKGQVRLITRGGQDWTAKFPELATEVRALALDNAWLDGEITVLKNGIPSFAALQDAIDGAARQDIVYFLFDLMYFNGKDLRKVPLWARRALLAQLLENAGEHIRFSQDFEAPATQLFEAASGLGLEGLMLKRRDATYESGRTQTWLKAKSRLRQELVICGFTARGGKDGEIGSLLLGYYVDGKLRDAGSVGTGWDARTARDLWTRLTPLEADAAPFDVDVARPRRWSRRSAGSERWVRPELVAEVEFADWTADGVVRHASFRGLRIDKPPGGVIREGGKTQPPDPQPKLKITHPERVVDPSTGITKADLVRYYASIAERILPHLKARPLAMVRAPDGIAEPLFFQKHAERTAMPGLTAHDRALWPKHPPLLTVDTVEALLSAAQMNVVEFHTWNSTVRRLDKPDRVIFDLDPGEGVKWGRVQEAALLVQALLSELGLQAWLKTSGGKGLHVVVPLAPRLGYEAVKAFSQAFVRHLAKTIPERFSATAGASNRIGKVYVDYLRNGMGQTTAAAFSARARAGMGVSMPVSWEQLNDLKSGAQWTAQTAREYLSFQQRDPWADYWAAAQSLASAIKRLE; from the coding sequence ATGGCCCCCACCCGCGACCGCGATCCGCAGTCTCCGCCTCTGTCCCGCTATCGTAAAAAGCGGGATTTCGGTGTCACGCCCGAACCCGCTCCGTTGGCTGCCAGCCAGTCCGTCGAGCCCGGACATCCCGCCTTTGTCGTGCAGAAGCACTGGGCAAGCCGGCTGCACTACGATTTTCGGCTCGAACTCGACGGGGTGCTGCTGTCGTGGGCCGTACCCAAGGGCCCTTGCTACGACCCGAAGGAAAAACGGATGGCCATCCACGTGGAGGACCATCCGGTCGAATATTCCAGCTTCGAAGGGACGATTCCCCCCAGGCACTACGGCGCCGGCGACGTCATTGTCTGGGACCGCGGCACATGGGAGCCTGTCGGCGATGCGCGGGAGGGGATGGCGGCTGGCAAGCTGGTCTTCCGGCTCCATGGCGAAAAGCTCGCGGGCCTTTGGGAACTGGTTCGCATATCGAAGCCCGGCGACAAACAAGACCAATGGATGCTGTTCAAGAAGCGCGACGCGTGGGCACAGCCGCTGGCGCAATACGATGTCATCAAGGCGCTTCCCGACAGCGTCACGGTGAAGCCGCTCGGACTCGTTGAGGAGCGCGAGCCGAGGGGGGCGAGGCCCGCGCGCAGCGCAACGCCCCAGGTGGACCTTGGCGCTGCGGTGACCGCGCCGCTGCCAGCCAAACTCGAGCCGCAGCTCGCGACCCTCGCGGCTTCGCTGCCCACGAGCGGCGACTGGATAACCGAAGCCAAACTCGACGGCTATCGCATGCTGTCCCGTGTCGCCAAAGGACAAGTGCGCCTCATCACGCGCGGCGGACAAGACTGGACGGCGAAGTTTCCCGAGCTTGCAACAGAGGTCAGAGCGCTTGCGCTCGACAATGCGTGGCTGGATGGTGAAATCACCGTCCTCAAAAACGGCATTCCGAGCTTCGCTGCGCTGCAAGATGCGATAGACGGCGCGGCAAGACAGGACATCGTCTACTTCCTGTTCGACCTGATGTACTTCAACGGCAAAGACCTCAGGAAGGTGCCCCTATGGGCGAGGCGCGCCCTTCTCGCGCAGCTTCTGGAAAATGCGGGCGAGCACATCCGGTTCAGCCAGGACTTCGAGGCGCCCGCTACCCAGTTGTTCGAGGCGGCCTCGGGCCTGGGCCTGGAAGGCCTCATGCTCAAGCGCCGCGACGCGACCTATGAATCGGGGCGCACGCAAACATGGCTCAAGGCGAAATCCCGGCTGCGGCAGGAACTGGTGATCTGCGGCTTCACGGCCCGTGGCGGCAAGGACGGGGAGATTGGCAGCCTGCTGCTGGGCTATTACGTCGATGGCAAGCTTCGCGACGCCGGAAGCGTCGGCACCGGGTGGGACGCGCGGACTGCGCGGGACCTGTGGACGCGGCTGACGCCTCTCGAAGCGGATGCGGCACCATTTGATGTCGACGTGGCGAGGCCGCGCCGCTGGTCCCGGCGCTCGGCCGGCAGCGAGCGCTGGGTGCGCCCCGAACTCGTCGCGGAGGTCGAATTCGCGGACTGGACGGCCGATGGCGTCGTCCGGCATGCCTCGTTCAGAGGGCTGCGAATCGACAAGCCGCCAGGCGGCGTGATACGGGAGGGCGGAAAGACGCAGCCGCCGGACCCTCAGCCGAAGCTGAAAATCACGCATCCGGAACGCGTCGTCGACCCATCGACGGGGATCACGAAGGCGGACCTGGTGCGCTACTACGCGAGCATCGCGGAGCGGATATTGCCGCATCTGAAGGCGCGGCCCCTCGCCATGGTGCGCGCCCCCGACGGCATTGCGGAACCGTTGTTCTTCCAGAAGCATGCGGAGAGAACAGCCATGCCCGGCCTGACGGCTCACGACCGCGCACTGTGGCCGAAACATCCGCCGCTGCTGACCGTCGACACCGTCGAGGCCCTGCTGTCGGCGGCACAAATGAATGTCGTGGAGTTTCACACGTGGAATTCGACGGTTCGACGGCTCGACAAGCCCGACCGCGTCATCTTCGACCTCGACCCGGGCGAGGGCGTGAAATGGGGACGTGTTCAGGAAGCCGCGCTCCTCGTTCAAGCGCTGCTCTCGGAACTGGGTTTGCAAGCCTGGCTGAAAACGAGCGGCGGGAAAGGATTGCATGTGGTCGTGCCGCTTGCCCCGAGGCTCGGCTACGAGGCGGTCAAGGCGTTCTCGCAGGCCTTCGTGCGACATCTCGCGAAGACCATTCCCGAGCGCTTTTCGGCGACCGCCGGGGCGTCGAACCGTATCGGCAAGGTCTACGTCGATTACTTGCGCAACGGCATGGGGCAAACGACCGCCGCGGCATTTTCCGCTCGGGCGCGAGCCGGAATGGGCGTCTCGATGCCGGTTTCCTGGGAGCAGTTGAACGACCTGAAGAGCGGGGCGCAGTGGACGGCGCAGACGGCCCGCGAGTACCTCAGCTTCCAGCAGCGCGACCCGTGGGCGGATTACTGGGCGGCGGCGCAATCATTGGCGTCGGCGATAAAGCGCCTAGAATGA
- the yfcF gene encoding glutathione transferase, whose translation MTQPTLHLYADAQYASPYAMSVFVALHEKALAFELSTVDLGKSENQTPDFAAKSLTRRVPTLIHDGFALSESSAITEYLDETFAGVALYPADPRLRARARQVQAWLRSDLMPIRQERSTEVVFYSPSATPLSGAAQLAADKLFAMAEALLAQSDKHLFGEWSIADVDLALMLNRLVLNGDPVPQHLAQYALYQWQRPSVQRWLRLERPPL comes from the coding sequence GTGACCCAACCCACTCTCCACCTTTACGCCGACGCTCAATACGCCAGTCCGTATGCGATGTCTGTCTTCGTCGCGCTGCACGAGAAGGCGCTTGCCTTCGAGCTTTCCACAGTCGATCTCGGCAAAAGCGAGAACCAGACGCCCGATTTCGCGGCGAAGTCGCTCACGCGGCGCGTGCCGACCCTGATCCACGACGGCTTCGCGCTCTCGGAGTCCTCGGCGATTACGGAGTATCTGGACGAAACGTTTGCCGGCGTTGCGCTCTATCCGGCGGACCCACGACTGCGCGCCCGCGCGCGCCAGGTTCAGGCGTGGCTGCGCAGCGATCTCATGCCAATCCGCCAGGAGCGCTCGACCGAGGTCGTCTTTTACAGCCCGAGCGCGACGCCGCTCTCGGGCGCGGCGCAGCTCGCCGCAGACAAGCTCTTTGCGATGGCCGAAGCCCTGCTCGCGCAAAGCGACAAGCATCTCTTCGGCGAATGGTCGATCGCCGACGTGGACCTTGCGTTGATGCTGAACCGTCTGGTTCTGAATGGCGATCCGGTGCCGCAGCATCTCGCGCAGTACGCCCTGTACCAGTGGCAGCGGCCTTCGGTTCAGCGCTGGCTCAGGCTCGAGAGGCCGCCGCTTTGA
- a CDS encoding tetratricopeptide repeat protein, with the protein MTPQIAAREISMRELQAMLGVSRGVVSGLIAAGFVTPSRGPRNAYRFTFQDVVLLRTALQLRDARIPTRKIITALSRLRDELPDELPLTGIRVSAVGNDVAVRTGPSQWDAATGQFLLDFEVAQIKGDVVFLDSAPAQKNLVHQAEEWYELGEQLRASDPNGAERAYRKAIELSPQPFYAAYVDLGALLCEREARCEDALRVLDEALAHFPDDAVLHFNRAIAFEELGRFDDAERSYEHCLELDSSYADAHHNLAMLLERRGDPQGLVRHLSAYRRLTS; encoded by the coding sequence GTGACACCACAAATCGCCGCGCGCGAGATTTCGATGCGTGAATTGCAGGCCATGCTGGGCGTTTCGCGCGGCGTGGTGTCAGGCCTCATTGCCGCGGGATTCGTGACGCCGTCGCGCGGTCCACGAAACGCGTACCGCTTCACGTTCCAGGATGTCGTACTGCTGCGTACCGCGTTGCAGTTGCGCGATGCCCGCATACCGACGCGCAAGATCATTACGGCCCTCTCGCGGCTGCGAGACGAATTGCCCGACGAGTTGCCGCTCACGGGGATTCGGGTATCGGCAGTCGGCAACGATGTGGCCGTGCGAACCGGCCCTTCGCAATGGGATGCTGCGACAGGCCAGTTTCTGCTGGATTTTGAAGTCGCGCAAATCAAGGGCGATGTCGTCTTTCTCGACTCGGCTCCTGCGCAGAAGAACCTCGTGCACCAGGCCGAGGAGTGGTACGAACTCGGCGAGCAGTTGAGGGCATCGGATCCGAACGGGGCCGAACGGGCGTACAGGAAGGCGATCGAGCTATCGCCCCAGCCTTTTTATGCTGCCTATGTGGACCTCGGCGCGCTGCTGTGCGAACGCGAAGCGCGTTGCGAAGATGCGCTGCGCGTATTGGACGAGGCGTTAGCTCACTTTCCCGACGATGCCGTGTTGCACTTCAATCGCGCGATTGCGTTCGAGGAGCTAGGCCGCTTCGATGATGCTGAGCGCAGTTATGAACACTGTCTCGAACTCGACTCGTCGTATGCGGATGCTCACCACAATCTCGCCATGCTGCTCGAAAGGCGTGGCGACCCGCAGGGCCTGGTGCGCCATTTGAGCGCGTATCGCCGGCTCACGAGCTGA